The sequence below is a genomic window from Bremerella alba.
GCAAGCATGATTTTGGCTCACGGAATTCCATCGGAAGACAAAATTCTTTCGGCGTATGTAACCATCCCTTGGCAAAAACTATACGAGGCACAGAAAGCATACGGCGAAACGGTGCGACCGCTTCTGGCAACCCAGCGGCCTGCGTTTGAGCAGCCGCCCAAGAACTACATCGGCGACAAGGCGGCACAGATCATTGAGCAGCATAACGCTGGGAGTTCAGCGTACCAAATTGCTGATGAGGTTGGTGTTTCCGTCATGACGGTTTATCGACACTTGACACGTGCTGGACTGCGAGACACACAACCGTGATTTATCTTCCGCGATCAGTTCGCACAGATTGACCGAGACAAAGCCTCGCTTCTCAGATTATCCATCTATTCCACGCACCAACGCTCGCAGTCGTGGGAGGAATTTCAAGCACCGCAACTTTGTCAAATCAAAAAAGCTACGTATAATCCTCCCGACGCGACGATGGATCACGAATCTGCCGCCGCGTCACTCCTATGAAAAAGCTTTATGGCTTGTCGCACGTTGCGGCAAAAGCCGCCTATTCAGCCCATCTTATCCCAGGGCACAAAAACGCTATTGGTACGGCTTTACGCACCCGTAGCGAAGCATTCATAGGAGACGTTGATTTGTCCACATCAGATACGATCTTGCTCGCGAGCTTCGAACGGAAGCTGCAACTGATACGCGACCGAGTGCGGGGCGTGGCCCATCGGTACTATACCGCCTGCTATCTAGTGGGACGCCCTGGTACGTCGAAGACTTACACGGTCAAGCAGGAGCTAGAGAAGCTCGACGTTCCATTCATTATTCGCAACGCTCGTATGTCCGCAATGGGCTTGTTCAACTTTTTGAACGAGCACCCAGAACACGTTGTGGTTCTCGATGACATTGGTTCGTTGTTTCGCAACGACTTAGCCGTCCAAATCTTGATGGCGGCACTTGATGGGGACTCAAGTAAGCCCAGGAAAGTGACGTACAAATCGCAAGACAAGGACATCTCTTTTGAATTCGCGGGCGGCATCGTCGCAATCAGCAACGTTCCCCTACGCAACGATCCGTTGGCGACTGCCGTGGCGAGTCGCGTTACTCAAGTCGAACACGAGCCAAGCGATGACGAGATTGCTGCCTTCATGCGTCATTTCTCTCAGCATGGCCACAAGGAGTTGTCGCCAGTCCAGTGCCGCGAGGTCGTCGATTTCGTCATCACAGAAACTCGAAACTTCGATGAACGTCTTGATCTACGTCACATGACGAAAGCGTTCGAAGACCGAAGGCAATGGGAGCATGGCCACGCTGAAACCCCGTGGCAAGACCTTGTTCGCACCAGCCTCAAAAAAGTGTTGTTCGGCACTCCAGTGGCGAGAACGAAGTCAGATGATATCGAGGAGCAACGAACGCGAGTGAAAGATGCTGTTGCAAAGTTCCCCGGTGACACCAAGCGTCAAATGGAAGAGGCGAATCTCAAAAAGACCACGTACTACAAGCGACTGCGAGAAATTCAGCCCGTGTGATTGAGTCACAGAGATCGGACGCCAGTTTTCCAGTTTTCCAGTTTTCCGCGAACGCGGTTTTCAGCGACCTCGCCGCCGATCCGCCGACAAAGGGTTCAATAAGTGACAACATATGCAACCATATCCACCCATCCCGATTGATTCAATCGTTCACGGTGACGCTGCAACCGTGCTTAGTCAATTCCCAGATGAGTCAATCGATCTCTGCATCAGCAGTCCGCCCTACGATACGCTGCGAGCGTACAACGGTTTCTCGTTCGATGTCGCAGCTATCGCGAAACAGTTGCTTCGAGTTTTGAAGCCGGGTGGCGTGGTCGTGTGGATCATCGCCGACGAAACCATTCAAGGATCGGAGTCGGGATCGAGTTTTTCTCAATGCCTAACTTTTCGAAATGCAGGGTTCCGCATTCACGACACGATGATTTATGAAAAGCGTGGCATTCGTTACCCAGACACGATTCGGTACTATCCGTGCTTCGAGTTCATGTGGGTGTTTTCGAAGGGCAAGCCGCGAACAGTAAATCAAATTCGAGACCGTCAAAACCAATGTGCGGGACAAGCGTTCAACTACACGAACCGAAATCGTGACGGCTCGCTGCGGAAGACGGTGAAGAAGCCGAAAGGAAAAACGCTAGGAGTGCGTCGAAACATCTGGACGTATGACGCGGGAGGAATCCATACCGCCCCAGATAATTTGTGGAAGCAGCATCCAGCGGTAATGCCATTGAAGTTAGCCGAAGATCACGTCGTCTCGTGGTCAAGCCGAGGCGATGTCGTAGTAGATATCTGTTGCGGCAGTGGCCAAGTCCCAATTGCTGCACTGATACGTGATCGACGGTTTATCGGGATCGACTGTTCCTCTGATTATGTTAGCCTCGCCCAACGCCGCGTAACGCACTTTCAGCGATTGCTCGATCAAGACACGATGGACGCGATCATTCAACTGGATGAACACATCTGCAATCCGCTCGCCGCAATCTAGTTGCATCTCAATCGGCGAAATCTTTTTGCACCACGTTTGACGATAACGGATCGCGTTACTTCTTACGTTTCACCCCAGTGAAAACGAACGGTCAGGTTCTTCGTAACTTACTTTCTTGCAAGCACTTAGGTGCAATTGAACGGTTTCTCTTGCCGTTCATTATCTGAACCGGCTAACACGCCCGCACGTCATCTGCGAATCGCGTAAGACCAAGAAGTTTTCGTCGCCATGATGAAGAAATCGTCGCTGCCACATAGATATCTGCAAAGGAGGTTCAACATGAATCAAGACTTATCAAGCATCGGCGATGTCAGTCGTAAAATTGGCATCGCGAGACACAAGATCGAATACGCAATTGTTAACGGATCGATCTTGGAACCAAAGATTCGCATCGCTAATAAGCGAGCGTTTAACGAATCAGAGGTCAATACCATCGCCAAATACTTTGGCAAGACAATCGAAGTCGGTAATACCGACGAAGGAGTACAAAATGAAGCTACGTTATGAATATATGAATCAACGCCAATTGGGACAACTTTTCAACGCCACGAGCCATGACGTTGGGAAGTGGTTGAGAGACTTAGAATTAAGGAATCAAAAGGGTTCACCGTCGAGTGAGGCATTCCAGCGAAAACTCGTCAGCAAGAACTTCGACACGAATGGAACTTATAGCTATGTATGGCACGCGGAGAGAACCGCAAGGATATTGGAAGAAGCGGGGCACCCGTTGGCATCGATCATGCCGACTCAAGTTGTTGAGACACCGGCTGTAAAAGGGCCATTCACACTTCGTGCAAGTGATGCAGACAACTGGCATTTGGTCGGCAACGATAACCAGGTAACGATTGTCATCAGAGGTGAACGGAACGCGGACGCCGTAAAGCGTGTGATGAACATCGCCCATCGAGCCGGAATCCTTAACCGAATTTCCGAGAGCCAAGCACTCTCCGAGCAACATCAAAGCAATCAGCCATTGGCCGAAGTCGCTTCAGATGACGCAAGCACAAGCGAATTCCAGATTTACCAATCTACGTGATCATCTTTATGTAGTAGGAAACAAAATCCCAATAGAAGGAAACGAATAGACAATTGAAATGGATCAGAAAGAGAGAATTAGCAGAACCAGAACGGCACAGCGTACCTGTCGAATTCTCTTTGCCGAGGACAGGATCAACCCGATCAATTTTCAGGGAACGATGCACGTATCGGTTGATTTTGATCTGGCGATGCTTCGAAGAGAACTATCAAGAGGAGCGGCAAACGGACTTGTCGCTCCCCTTTTTTCAAAGGTTGAAAGATCAAAGAGAGGCAAGCGAAGTCACCTGCATTTCTTGTGGCACGATGATCCTGACAAAGCCAAATTTCGTTCTGTCCTAGTCATGCTCCTGAACAAGCAGGGTGTCGAGAGCAAGAGTCTCCGACTCTCAATTTCGAGGATCAAATCCAAGAGAGCAGTCTTTCGGTACTTCTCAAAATCATTCAGCAACTTCGCGACCGAGAAACGAAAAACGTTCACCGTGGGCAACTTTTATACAAAGCCAGCGAAGGAACTTGCGAGTCGAACTCCCAAACAGATATGGGACTCGAAAATCAATCACATTGCGATGGACCCACTCGCACTCGAAGCAATCAGAAATGGACTCGTTGATCGAAAGAATCTTGCCGATCCAAGATGGTTGTCGTTCTGGAAGCGAGTGGGGCGAAAGTCGATTGAAGGAGTCATTGTTCAAGAATTTGGCGATGAGGGAAACTTTTCTTGAAGGTTTCTCTGCTTTAAGAGTTGACGTGCTACCAAGCATTTTCCGAGACATTTGACTGCCGTTGCAACACGAGTAAATGTTGGATCGCAAATCGGCAACATTCTTGTTTGTCAAACCCAAATTCGTTCGTATAACGAAGCAGTCGAAACAACCAAATGCAAACGGCTTGGTTGGATCAAAACAAGAAATCAAAATACTTAGATCAGGAATTCAAATCATGAGTAATGAAGTAAAAAAGATCGATTCAAACCTAGAAGCTCACTCAATATCGATAGAGCTAATCTGGAATTCTGACAACAACAGCATTGGAGAAATCGAAGATCACTACGATACCTTGCGGGAACACTTGCCGGAAAACGAAGCTGAAGGACCGTCTATTTATAGTCATCGGGTTCGAAGCGAAATTCGCGATGCAACGCTTGGTGGAGACGTTTGGCATGGCACGGTCGAAGGCCCTGGTCGGGAATGGAGTGCAATATTAGCCTTCATCGTTTCAATGGGTAGAACCTACGGACAGTTTGTGGCTACGGCATTCAAGACTGACGACAAATCGGATGGCACTCGAATTGAAGGAGTGATAATCCGCGATCAAAAACTGACGAACTTCGTTCTTGAGCATGGCCAGTATTCTGACGAAACCTGTTGCGTTACTTCTGAACTGGAGCCATTGATTACAACTGCAATTTCTCTCGAACAGATTCCCGTCGCTGAGGATGAGAGCATGTTCGCCGACGTGCGTAAAACTCACGAGTGCCAAATCGACGAGTCGTGGGTTAAAGAAGGCTTTTAAGCATTTCACGCACTATGTTTCGCCAACTGTAGAAAACGCATTTTATTGAGGATTTAGAGATGGAGCTTTCAGAGCAACAGCATAGCACCGAATACAAATTGGCACAGAAGTTTATCGCCAGCCAGTTGCTGGGTCAGTATCCGACGATTCGGCACGCTTTAGGCAACTCATGTGCCGCTGATCTTTGGTTGGATAAACCACATTCCCGATTGACGAAATGAAAGGCTTGGAAGCGTGCTGTAGATTGGACCGGATTTAATCGCGGCGACGCAACGAGCGATTCGTCCGTTTCCTTCACTACCAAAATAGCATCAATCCGCAATCGCTTTAATCAGAGCTTCGCGAGCGTCGGTGTAAAACACGACAGTTACTTTCGTCGCCAAATCGTCAGAAAGATCGAAGAGTTGTTTTCGTGCTGAAACTGGCATGAGAACAACGGAAGCACCTTTTTCGACCGCAAGCTCAACAACGTCGATTGCGTTGTGGAGCGGATCAATCGAGCCACCAAGATTGATGCCACCGACGACGACAAGTCCGCCACGCAGGCTTTTGCTGATGAGAGCGGAACACATTGCCAGCAACGCCGCTACTCCCAATGCTCGCCCACCCTTGCTCGCGTCAAACGCTCGAAGCTGAACCGAAAAATCATGCTCTCGTGGGTTACGATCCCCAACCAATTCACCGGCACGGGAATAGAGATTGGCCTCGGCATATTTAACTGATTCTGCGAAGGCTGGAGGAGCCGGTCGATTTAGAATTCTGACGCCGCTGCCAGGTCCTTCCGTGACTTCGATGCGATACAGACCAGAACCTTCATCTTGATCACCTGGGCTTATCGACCAAACTTGCCCTGGCGGTAACGGATCGCGAGCAATGTGGTCTTCGCTCTGAAGTTCTGGCGTGACGACGAATTGCTCGATTCCGTCCGAACCGAGCGTGTAGCTGAACTGAGTGTTGCGAAACTCAGCACTTCCAATTCTTTTCTGTTGTTCCTTGACCCGGCGACGGCATTCCAATGCCAACCGGATCGCCCACTCAAGATCGTCGTCCGACACTTTGTCATCGGGGCAGGGATGAATGAGCTTTAGCAATCCGTTGATTGTTTTGTTGACGGCGTTCTGATCGCGGCCACTGAGGGCACCGCCCCAGGTCACCCGGCCTTGCAGAACTGCCATGCGGTTATGGCTTCGCAGGCGACTCCAGCATTCGCTGAGAAAATCAGAGACGAGACCGAAGTGATTCGTTTTGACCGGCTCACTGATCTTTGGGACATCCCAACCGGGGAGATAGCAGTGGATGCGGTCCATGAAAGCCGTGTCATGTCGCATTTCAGGTGGCATAGGTCCGAATAGATGTCCAATG
It includes:
- the brxL gene encoding BREX system Lon protease-like protein BrxL → MAAIELDQLDRIATRAFDGYIVRKDLVRQFARQYPVPTYVCEFLLGRYCASIDEEEIQEGLAIVERQLRDRAVRSGEEELFKARARESGSVKIIDIISARLDTKTNSFLASLPSVQLKDVSIGDRIVHDNERMLTGGFYAEIDLSYDAVIAEEKNGRPFTVSALRPIQLSKRDVLDALFEGRRELSTEDWKHFLLRSIGLEPTQVTGRNLDAMLLRMVPFVENNYNLVELGPRGTGKSHLFQQISPYAHLVSGGKATVARMFVNNNTGQRGLVCQYDVVCFDEVSGVSFDQKDGVNIMKGYMESGEFSRGKESIRAYGSVVMVGNFDVDVQHQQRIGHLFGPMPPEMRHDTAFMDRIHCYLPGWDVPKISEPVKTNHFGLVSDFLSECWSRLRSHNRMAVLQGRVTWGGALSGRDQNAVNKTINGLLKLIHPCPDDKVSDDDLEWAIRLALECRRRVKEQQKRIGSAEFRNTQFSYTLGSDGIEQFVVTPELQSEDHIARDPLPPGQVWSISPGDQDEGSGLYRIEVTEGPGSGVRILNRPAPPAFAESVKYAEANLYSRAGELVGDRNPREHDFSVQLRAFDASKGGRALGVAALLAMCSALISKSLRGGLVVVGGINLGGSIDPLHNAIDVVELAVEKGASVVLMPVSARKQLFDLSDDLATKVTVVFYTDAREALIKAIAD
- a CDS encoding DNA-methyltransferase is translated as MQPYPPIPIDSIVHGDAATVLSQFPDESIDLCISSPPYDTLRAYNGFSFDVAAIAKQLLRVLKPGGVVVWIIADETIQGSESGSSFSQCLTFRNAGFRIHDTMIYEKRGIRYPDTIRYYPCFEFMWVFSKGKPRTVNQIRDRQNQCAGQAFNYTNRNRDGSLRKTVKKPKGKTLGVRRNIWTYDAGGIHTAPDNLWKQHPAVMPLKLAEDHVVSWSSRGDVVVDICCGSGQVPIAALIRDRRFIGIDCSSDYVSLAQRRVTHFQRLLDQDTMDAIIQLDEHICNPLAAI
- a CDS encoding AAA family ATPase gives rise to the protein MSTSDTILLASFERKLQLIRDRVRGVAHRYYTACYLVGRPGTSKTYTVKQELEKLDVPFIIRNARMSAMGLFNFLNEHPEHVVVLDDIGSLFRNDLAVQILMAALDGDSSKPRKVTYKSQDKDISFEFAGGIVAISNVPLRNDPLATAVASRVTQVEHEPSDDEIAAFMRHFSQHGHKELSPVQCREVVDFVITETRNFDERLDLRHMTKAFEDRRQWEHGHAETPWQDLVRTSLKKVLFGTPVARTKSDDIEEQRTRVKDAVAKFPGDTKRQMEEANLKKTTYYKRLREIQPV